GAGCGCGTCGTCGTGGGCGCCGTCCCCCCGATAGGCCGCAGCGAAGAGGACGGTCGTATCGAACAGCGCGCGGGGCATCTACTCGTCGACGCCCCAGGCGTCGTGGTCGGCGGTCACGTCGGTCGCTTCCGCTCCCTCGTACCCCTCGAACTCGGCGAACGTTCCCGTCTCCTGCCGGACGACCCGGACCCGGACGCTCCCGTCGTCCTCCACGTGCCACCGGAGCTGGTCGCCGTCGTCGATCCCCAGTTCGCGACGGATCTTGGCCGGGATGTTCGCCTGGTTGCCCGACACCTTGCTCTCGGCGTCGGTTCGGTCGCTGCTCATATCGAAAGCGACGGCTCGGCCCGATAAAAACCTAGTGTGAGATCACACTACCGATTACGTCGCGGTCCGACCGTCCGTCTTCTGCTAGTTACCGTCCTTCCGGCGCGAGGACGACGTTCTCCAACTCGCCGCCCTCGTCCAGCGCCGCGACGTTGCGCGCGACGATGTCGGCAAGCCGTTCCCAGTGCTTCGGCGTGTGGCCGCCGGTGTGGGGCGTGATCAGGCAGTTCTCCAGGTCCCAGAGCGGGTGGTCCGCCGGCAGCGGTTCGGGGTCGGTCACGTCCAGCGCCGCGCCGCGGATCTTGTTGGACTGCAGGGCGGCGACCAGCGCGTCCGTGTCGACGATCCCGCCCCGGGCGGCGTTGACGACGACGGCGTTCGGCGGCAGCGTCGCGAGTTCGGCCTCGCCGACGAGGCCGCGCGTCAGGTCCGTCAGCGGGCAGGCGATCACGACGTAGTCGCTTCGGGCGAACGCGTCGTGGACGGCGTCCTCGTCGAAGCCGACGACCTCGTCAGTCGGGCCGCCCTTCTCGGGCGTGTAGCGGACGCCGACCGTGTCGACCTCGAACCCCTGCAGGCGCTGCGCGACGGCCCGCCCGATGGAGCCGAGACCGATGATAGCGACCGTGCTGTCGGTGAACTCGCTCGACTGGAAGTGTCGCCACTCGCCGTTCTGTTTGCGCCGCCAGCCCTCGTGGAGGCGGCGGGCGAACACGAGCATGTTCCCGATCGCCTGCTCGGCGATGCCCGGGGCGTGGATGCCGCCCGCGTTCGTCAGGGCGATGCCGCGCTCGGCCAGCGCGTCCGTCGGAACGTGGTCGGTCCCGGCGAACGTGCAGGCGAACAGTTCCAGCCGTTCGGCGCGGTCGAGCAGGGCCTCGTCGATATCGATCCCGGTCACGACGCGGGCGGTCTCGACCAGTTCGCGCTCCTCCGCGGGGGTGCGGGCCAGCGCGACCTCGCGGTCGGGCAGTCGCTCCCGGAGGCGGTCTGCGTACGATGCCATCGACAGTCCTTCCGTCCCCTCGCGGAGGACGGCTATCTCTGGTGTGTCGCTCATGGGGTGGGTCCCGCGCCGGTGGACGCGGCTCGGCCTGTGAAACGCCCGACGCCCTCTTAGTCTTTTGTGTATCTGGTATTAACGGGAACTGTGTATAGTTAAGGTGGTGGAGCGTGTTAGCGACGGCCATGCACGAACCTATCCGGGACAGGCTGACGAGCCTCCGCCGCGGGTTCCACCGCCACCCCGAACCCGCCTGGCGCGAGTTCTACACCACGCACCGACTCGTCGAGGAACTGCGGGGGATCGGCGTCGACGAACTCGCCGTCGGCCCGGACGCCTACGACCCCGCCGACAGGATGGCCGTGCCCGACGGCGACGCGTTCGAGCCGTGGCTGGACCGGGCGCGGGAGCGGGGTGCCGACGACGACCTGCTGGAGCGGATGGCGGGCGGGAACACCGGCGTCGTCGCCGT
The Halostella litorea DNA segment above includes these coding regions:
- a CDS encoding D-2-hydroxyacid dehydrogenase codes for the protein MSDTPEIAVLREGTEGLSMASYADRLRERLPDREVALARTPAEERELVETARVVTGIDIDEALLDRAERLELFACTFAGTDHVPTDALAERGIALTNAGGIHAPGIAEQAIGNMLVFARRLHEGWRRKQNGEWRHFQSSEFTDSTVAIIGLGSIGRAVAQRLQGFEVDTVGVRYTPEKGGPTDEVVGFDEDAVHDAFARSDYVVIACPLTDLTRGLVGEAELATLPPNAVVVNAARGGIVDTDALVAALQSNKIRGAALDVTDPEPLPADHPLWDLENCLITPHTGGHTPKHWERLADIVARNVAALDEGGELENVVLAPEGR
- a CDS encoding AbrB/MazE/SpoVT family DNA-binding domain-containing protein, which translates into the protein MSSDRTDAESKVSGNQANIPAKIRRELGIDDGDQLRWHVEDDGSVRVRVVRQETGTFAEFEGYEGAEATDVTADHDAWGVDE